In Amycolatopsis endophytica, the following are encoded in one genomic region:
- a CDS encoding carboxymuconolactone decarboxylase family protein: MARLEYVDSGSEIADRIRARRGGRLRPLDGMLLHSPPFADGWNSLLGAIRGQGELSGDLRELAVLRVAELNGAEYEWAAHEPVAKEEGMTVEQIAALRDGGDRGVLTERQRVVLDYTDAMTGQVTVPDELFAALHEHLDPREIVELTVTVAAYNMVSRFLVALEVGS; this comes from the coding sequence ATGGCAAGGCTGGAGTACGTGGACTCGGGCAGCGAGATCGCCGACCGGATCCGCGCGCGCCGCGGGGGGCGCCTGAGGCCGCTGGACGGCATGCTGTTGCACAGCCCGCCGTTCGCCGACGGCTGGAACAGCCTGCTGGGCGCCATCCGCGGACAGGGCGAGCTATCCGGTGACCTGCGTGAACTGGCGGTGCTGCGCGTCGCCGAGCTGAACGGTGCCGAGTACGAATGGGCGGCTCACGAACCGGTCGCCAAGGAGGAGGGCATGACGGTCGAGCAGATCGCGGCCCTGCGCGACGGCGGCGACCGCGGCGTGCTGACCGAGCGGCAGCGCGTCGTCCTCGACTACACCGATGCGATGACCGGGCAGGTCACCGTTCCGGACGAGCTGTTCGCGGCGCTGCACGAGCACCTCGACCCGCGCGAGATCGTGGAGCTGACCGTCACCGTCGCCGCCTACAACATGGTGTCGCGGTTCCTCGTCGCACTGGAAGTCGGATCGTGA